In the Pungitius pungitius chromosome 5, fPunPun2.1, whole genome shotgun sequence genome, one interval contains:
- the sdf2l1 gene encoding stromal cell-derived factor 2-like protein 1, with the protein MEIIGAVHLVFRTLLFLLLWSKCEGGESEMNHVTCGSLVKLLNTRHNVRLHSHDVKYGSGSGQQSVTGVENADDANSYWQIRGKPNRPCQRGTSIRCGQAIRIMHMKTSRNLHTHRFSSPLSNNQEVSAFGENGEGDDLDTWTVQCDGDHWERDEEVRFKHVGTNVFLSVTGEQYGHPIRGQREVHGMSSANQHNWWRSMEGVFIQPSQVPLRHDEL; encoded by the exons ATGGAGATAATTGGCGCCGTCCACCTTGTTTTTAGGACcctgctgtttctgctgctgtggtCAAAATGTGAAGGGGGAGAGTCGGAGATGAACCACGTGACCTGCGGCTCACTGGTCAAACTGCTGAACACCAGACACAACGTCCGGCTGCACTCGCACGATGTCAAGTACGGCTCAG gcAGTGGACAGCAGTCTGTAACTGGAGTGGAGAACGCAGACGATGCCAACAGTTACTGGCAGATACGTGGGAAGCCCAACCGTCCATGTCAGCGTGGGACGTCCATCAGGTGTGGGCAGGCCATCCGCATCATGCACATGAAGACCAGTCGAAACCTGCACACTCACCGCTTCAGCTCGCCCCTGTCTAATAACCAG GAGGTCAGCGCCTTTGGAGAGAACGGCGAGGGCGATGACCTGGACACGTGGACGGTGCAGTGCGATGGGGACCACTGGGAGCGCGACGAGGAGGTGCGCTTCAAGCACGTGGGCACCAACGTGTTCCTGAGCGTGACCGGCGAGCAGTACGGCCACCCCATCCGAGGCCAGCGAGAGGTGCACGGCATGAGCTCCGCTAACCAGCACAACTGGTGGCGCTCCATGGAGGGCGTCTTCATCCAGCCCAGCCAGGTGCCGCTGCGCCACGACGAGCTGTGA